Proteins encoded within one genomic window of Halodesulfurarchaeum formicicum:
- the artA gene encoding archaeosortase A, with protein MLGATDLATITDPLAWIVVLTFATSAILSMRESPVARYGATGAWALFAVFWALMVPHYAIEMRSIVEGVLSAAAVPGSLYVASLIYTERRSFEVLTRAVAIMGFIYLPFEAITVIRSGSIEMVVAHVEFILRAVGVEPTVITGPDGLQSTFLFLAENGHRLTTRVILACTGIGSISIVAGLALSVDATPRRKLLGIAIAVPIIYGLNVLRVAFIALAHGFQWFAGFRDPIFLIFGIEDPYLVSYIVADRVISQSASVLVLVAITLGLLRLIPELATIVEDVLFLLTGREYDLDLAN; from the coding sequence ATGCTCGGGGCCACGGATCTTGCGACAATCACGGACCCACTCGCGTGGATCGTGGTCCTCACCTTCGCCACGAGCGCGATCCTGTCCATGCGGGAGTCGCCCGTCGCCCGCTACGGGGCGACCGGGGCCTGGGCGCTCTTTGCGGTGTTCTGGGCGCTGATGGTCCCACACTACGCAATCGAGATGCGAAGTATCGTCGAAGGCGTGCTGAGTGCCGCCGCCGTCCCTGGCTCGCTGTACGTCGCCTCCCTGATCTATACCGAGCGCCGGTCCTTCGAAGTGCTGACCCGGGCCGTCGCGATCATGGGGTTCATCTACCTACCCTTCGAGGCGATCACGGTCATCAGAAGTGGGTCGATCGAGATGGTCGTGGCCCACGTGGAGTTCATCCTGCGTGCCGTGGGCGTCGAACCGACGGTCATCACCGGTCCCGACGGACTGCAAAGTACCTTCCTCTTCCTGGCCGAGAACGGTCATCGACTGACGACCCGGGTCATTCTGGCCTGTACCGGCATCGGGAGCATCTCGATCGTGGCCGGCCTGGCCCTTTCCGTGGACGCCACACCGCGGCGCAAACTGCTCGGGATCGCGATTGCCGTGCCGATCATCTACGGACTCAACGTCCTGCGGGTGGCCTTTATCGCCCTGGCCCACGGCTTCCAGTGGTTCGCCGGTTTCCGGGACCCGATCTTCCTGATCTTCGGCATCGAGGACCCCTATCTGGTCTCGTACATCGTGGCCGACAGGGTCATCTCCCAGTCGGCTTCGGTCCTCGTGCTGGTGGCCATCACGCTTGGGCTCCTACGGCTCATCCCCGAACTCGCCACGATCGTCGAGGACGTCCTGTTCCTGCTCACGGGCCGGGAGTACGACCTCGACCTGGCGAACTAG
- a CDS encoding creatininase family protein has translation MRSVKMNELAWTSIEEVAGQEVHTVIIPIGATEQHGPHLPVGTDSMIGEEISTRVANRLGDTLVAPPIQVGCSPSHSDYPGTISISSDVLKGLIDDYLDSLDGHGFQFAVLLPSHGGNFPPVETAAAELAPKYSELSLIPIVDLNRFTELINQGLEEAGLEYQEPVIHGGGTETAMMMAIEPSRVRNSELRPGNEGLKSRSAVLNLGFQSVTDAGVLGDPTVATPEIGEHIITSLVDGYTAMIEHERTRLRNW, from the coding sequence ATGCGTTCTGTAAAAATGAACGAACTCGCTTGGACTTCCATAGAAGAGGTCGCGGGCCAAGAAGTCCATACTGTAATCATTCCAATTGGAGCGACAGAACAACATGGGCCACACCTCCCGGTTGGAACTGATTCGATGATTGGCGAGGAAATATCGACTCGGGTCGCAAACCGGCTCGGTGACACACTTGTGGCCCCTCCGATTCAAGTTGGGTGTTCACCTAGCCATTCCGATTATCCGGGCACGATCTCGATCAGTTCCGACGTTCTCAAAGGTCTTATAGACGATTATCTTGACTCACTCGATGGCCATGGATTTCAATTCGCAGTCTTGCTCCCCTCTCACGGTGGAAATTTCCCGCCTGTTGAAACCGCAGCTGCCGAACTGGCCCCAAAATACTCGGAGCTCTCGCTCATCCCGATTGTAGACCTGAACCGTTTTACAGAACTAATAAATCAGGGGCTAGAAGAGGCCGGTTTGGAATACCAGGAGCCGGTTATCCATGGTGGCGGTACTGAAACCGCGATGATGATGGCTATTGAACCATCACGTGTCCGTAATTCCGAATTGCGCCCTGGTAATGAGGGTCTAAAATCTCGTTCTGCGGTCCTGAATCTCGGCTTTCAGTCGGTAACGGATGCTGGAGTTTTGGGTGATCCGACTGTGGCAACCCCTGAAATAGGTGAGCACATTATCACGTCCCTGGTAGACGGGTATACAGCCATGATTGAACATGAACGGACCAGGTTACGGAACTGGTAG
- a CDS encoding TVP38/TMEM64 family protein, whose translation MSDRGPVLPPIFVSPRARWIAILSLLALLVLAGVGLVLFDYSFGSMLDAQTVRETVESFGLLAPLVFILIQATQVVVAPIPGQVLALAGGYAFGPVLGTIYSLIGATIGSAVAFGLSRRFGRPAVKRLVHPLTLEMVDGFLEDHGRLAVFLVFLVPGLPDDALCFVCGLTPLPLSHLVVLSTIGRIPGYAMLSLAGGRLATNRPLEAILIIVLIAVLAALAYSQRERLLEFSR comes from the coding sequence ATGAGCGATCGAGGACCTGTATTGCCCCCGATTTTCGTCTCGCCCCGGGCGAGATGGATCGCCATCCTCTCGCTTCTCGCACTTCTGGTCCTCGCTGGAGTCGGGCTCGTTCTCTTCGATTACTCCTTCGGATCGATGCTCGATGCCCAGACCGTCCGGGAGACCGTCGAGTCCTTTGGCCTGCTTGCGCCACTCGTTTTCATCCTGATTCAGGCCACACAGGTCGTGGTGGCTCCGATCCCGGGACAGGTGCTCGCACTGGCCGGCGGGTACGCCTTCGGCCCGGTGCTCGGCACAATCTACAGCCTCATCGGGGCGACTATCGGGAGTGCGGTGGCCTTCGGGTTGAGCCGCCGATTCGGGCGACCCGCAGTAAAGCGACTGGTCCATCCCCTGACTCTCGAAATGGTCGACGGATTTCTCGAAGATCACGGCCGATTGGCCGTCTTTCTGGTCTTTCTGGTGCCCGGCCTCCCGGACGACGCGCTCTGTTTCGTCTGCGGGCTCACCCCGCTCCCGCTCTCCCATCTCGTCGTTCTCTCTACGATCGGTCGAATCCCGGGCTATGCTATGCTCAGTCTCGCTGGCGGCCGACTCGCGACCAACCGGCCCCTTGAGGCGATACTCATAATCGTGCTCATCGCGGTCCTGGCGGCGCTCGCGTACTCCCAGCGCGAGCGTCTACTCGAGTTCTCACGGTGA
- a CDS encoding BGTF surface domain-containing protein: MRNFSKSVGALIKEDRIRPSSGIYREHDQDVAGTTTYGDQLQTITVENTGSLDPTYIDQITLQTDGTEVAAASSPTTNGTWVLQPAEADATIDPSGTAFTLQTTLSEDAPGGETVSLRVPEPVDADDDGAYDPGDAGLFFEQDVPTGGFGPGPTLTVESESDSSSEPTTSGPSPIDLSVTPPASNLSANATTLPVEVSGNATDRSVQATLQYAANNSTVASQTGSLDRNGETEFDFEPIPGRYRVRVEALESDGVAHSAVLVVEEPPGATLEALDHAITRDERVRVNLTLERTDTATVSLRGPDGDRLERASVTTRNTTVQFALSADGTGTENRSATVALESTDASQAGLAWLTTVADNETEPDRSTTDKSVPGNASTNPPAHARSGAGNGTHRKPLEAGNYTISVAIGDTVRDSDTVQIGANWTAAIEPMVAPRGATIASAEDVAKNASRREKIATGDRLVIAVDTAGLGSYARNITPGRAVGHANANGPPGRGGGPIGRNKTSKSSANGTPPAFVSVGPKSGETQSDDPVAGLRRVEAPNSDRFFVVADPNASDRVTPGTALETAVVLTENTPFVPNRTNETEQERRRAAVEVVEARAELGRATENETLDLPTNATVPINGSTTVAPGTTATVHIEGTERNFSVERETTVQENGTYETTANLSEYDSGTNYTVTVTANDEQISEVYTGQFTGTESTTFAAAGGGGGGSAAEPRHRSTPAETTTPPTDSVTSPLSDLPGEPVDRVVEAVPEPLQIGQSALLILAFGTLALLMIGVGLKRLIRP; this comes from the coding sequence TTGCGGAACTTCTCAAAATCCGTTGGTGCCCTTATTAAAGAAGACAGAATTCGACCCTCATCCGGGATCTACCGCGAACACGACCAAGACGTCGCGGGCACCACCACCTACGGCGACCAGCTCCAGACAATTACCGTCGAAAACACAGGCTCACTCGACCCAACCTACATCGATCAAATCACACTCCAAACCGACGGCACGGAAGTCGCCGCTGCGAGCAGCCCAACCACGAACGGCACCTGGGTGCTCCAGCCGGCAGAAGCTGACGCCACAATCGACCCGAGCGGGACCGCTTTCACCCTCCAGACCACCCTCAGCGAGGACGCACCGGGTGGCGAAACCGTCTCGTTGCGGGTTCCCGAGCCCGTGGATGCCGATGACGACGGTGCTTACGACCCGGGTGACGCCGGGTTGTTCTTCGAGCAAGACGTGCCGACGGGTGGGTTCGGCCCCGGGCCAACCCTGACTGTCGAATCCGAATCGGACTCGAGTAGCGAACCGACGACCTCCGGCCCCTCACCGATCGACCTTTCGGTCACCCCGCCAGCGTCGAATCTCTCGGCGAACGCCACGACACTCCCAGTCGAAGTGAGCGGGAACGCCACCGACCGATCAGTGCAGGCGACCCTCCAGTACGCCGCGAACAACTCCACGGTAGCGAGCCAGACCGGCTCGCTGGACAGGAACGGCGAGACCGAGTTCGACTTCGAGCCCATACCGGGCCGTTACCGGGTCCGGGTCGAGGCCCTGGAATCCGACGGTGTAGCTCACTCCGCGGTACTCGTCGTCGAGGAGCCACCCGGCGCAACGCTCGAAGCGCTCGACCACGCCATCACACGAGATGAGAGAGTCCGGGTCAATCTGACCCTGGAGCGCACGGACACGGCCACGGTCAGTCTTCGGGGCCCGGACGGCGATCGGCTGGAACGGGCCAGCGTCACGACGAGGAATACGACGGTCCAGTTCGCACTCTCCGCGGATGGCACGGGAACCGAAAACCGATCAGCTACCGTCGCACTCGAATCAACTGATGCGAGTCAGGCGGGACTGGCCTGGCTGACGACGGTGGCGGACAACGAGACGGAACCCGATCGATCGACGACCGACAAATCAGTGCCCGGCAACGCAAGTACCAATCCACCGGCCCACGCACGGTCGGGAGCCGGGAATGGCACCCACCGAAAACCGCTCGAAGCCGGGAACTACACGATTTCGGTGGCTATTGGGGATACCGTCCGGGACAGCGACACCGTCCAGATCGGTGCGAACTGGACGGCGGCCATCGAGCCCATGGTCGCGCCACGTGGAGCCACGATCGCATCCGCCGAGGACGTCGCGAAAAACGCGAGCCGACGGGAGAAAATCGCCACCGGGGACCGACTCGTGATCGCCGTCGACACCGCCGGACTCGGTTCATACGCCCGGAACATTACCCCCGGTCGCGCAGTCGGCCACGCGAACGCGAATGGACCGCCGGGCCGTGGCGGCGGCCCGATCGGTCGGAACAAAACGTCCAAATCGAGTGCGAACGGAACACCACCAGCCTTCGTCTCAGTGGGCCCAAAGTCGGGGGAGACACAGAGTGATGATCCAGTGGCTGGTCTTCGACGAGTCGAGGCCCCGAATTCGGATCGGTTCTTCGTGGTTGCAGACCCAAACGCCAGTGACAGGGTGACCCCAGGGACTGCCCTCGAGACAGCCGTCGTCCTCACCGAGAACACACCGTTCGTCCCCAATCGAACAAACGAGACGGAACAGGAGCGACGACGGGCCGCAGTCGAGGTGGTCGAGGCCCGGGCCGAGCTCGGGCGGGCCACCGAAAACGAGACGCTTGATTTACCGACGAACGCAACCGTCCCGATCAACGGCTCGACGACAGTGGCGCCGGGCACGACCGCAACGGTGCACATCGAAGGTACCGAGCGTAACTTCTCGGTCGAGAGGGAGACGACCGTTCAAGAGAACGGCACCTACGAGACAACCGCGAACCTCAGCGAGTACGATTCGGGCACCAACTACACCGTAACCGTCACGGCAAACGACGAGCAAATCAGCGAGGTTTACACTGGGCAGTTCACCGGGACCGAGTCGACAACCTTCGCGGCCGCTGGTGGGGGTGGTGGGGGAAGCGCCGCGGAGCCTCGACACCGCTCGACCCCGGCAGAGACGACCACCCCACCCACGGACTCGGTCACCAGCCCGCTTTCGGACCTGCCCGGTGAACCCGTCGACCGGGTCGTCGAGGCGGTCCCTGAGCCGTTGCAGATCGGACAGTCGGCGTTGTTGATCCTCGCGTTCGGTACCCTCGCGCTGCTCATGATCGGGGTCGGCCTCAAGCGGCTGATCCGGCCCTAG
- the epsC gene encoding serine O-acetyltransferase EpsC codes for MSYRYTGDTHRALVASYRADETPFPTETDLVAPERNHARREIALLKCLLFPRLWNSGDNVGDPDAVQKCLSELGELFATGFRLYGESDPAPLVTTVLDQMPEIRDTLKRDVVAAYKGDPAAKSYREVIRSYPGFQALLVHRVAHVLYEAGAEEYARELSECAKTETGIDIHPGAEIGEYCLIDHGTGVVIGETATVGDWARIYQNVTLGALHFEEAENEEHMLRKGYKRHPDIGDHVVIGAGSNIMGPVEVGDHVSIGANSWISEDVPDHTVVFIADHPDLEQKPTD; via the coding sequence ATGTCCTATCGCTACACCGGCGACACCCACCGTGCCCTCGTGGCGTCCTATCGGGCCGACGAAACGCCGTTTCCGACCGAGACTGATCTGGTCGCCCCCGAGCGCAATCACGCCCGCCGGGAAATCGCCCTGTTGAAGTGTCTGCTCTTTCCGCGGCTGTGGAACTCCGGGGACAACGTGGGCGACCCGGACGCAGTCCAGAAGTGTCTCTCCGAACTCGGGGAACTCTTCGCAACCGGGTTCCGACTCTATGGCGAATCCGATCCGGCGCCGCTGGTGACGACGGTCCTCGATCAGATGCCCGAAATCAGGGATACGCTGAAGCGGGACGTGGTCGCCGCCTACAAGGGCGATCCGGCGGCCAAGAGTTACCGGGAGGTCATCCGCTCGTACCCGGGTTTCCAGGCGCTTTTGGTCCACCGTGTTGCGCATGTCCTCTACGAAGCGGGTGCGGAGGAGTACGCCCGGGAGCTCTCTGAGTGTGCCAAGACCGAGACCGGGATCGACATCCATCCGGGGGCCGAGATCGGCGAGTACTGTCTCATCGATCACGGAACTGGTGTCGTCATCGGCGAGACTGCGACGGTCGGGGACTGGGCCCGGATCTATCAGAACGTCACGCTGGGGGCACTACACTTCGAGGAGGCCGAAAACGAGGAGCACATGCTCCGCAAGGGCTACAAGCGCCACCCGGACATCGGCGATCACGTCGTCATCGGGGCCGGGTCGAACATCATGGGTCCCGTCGAGGTCGGCGATCACGTCTCGATCGGCGCGAACTCCTGGATCAGCGAGGACGTGCCCGATCACACTGTCGTCTTCATCGCGGATCACCCCGATCTGGAGCAGAAACCCACCGACTAG